One part of the Glycine soja cultivar W05 chromosome 11, ASM419377v2, whole genome shotgun sequence genome encodes these proteins:
- the LOC114376378 gene encoding plant intracellular Ras-group-related LRR protein 4-like has product MECLNSVEEVVEEIMRIHRSLPARPGIDEVEVARGLIGNVEKEDQARLQAIARQSKGVHVPQELFMVLQEMQRNFLYHQSKDQIREAVKLLDLDNVHSLFDELIQRASKCVASPSSKTSYSNANGSASSVSTSLSKNSVSVGGFDKPPLAPAATTSRKFHAEKERSELVTRDDSYVKKSKSSFYSNGYGIEPTIPSKSSILDSSLKPTTTAGQDGDKLSLIKLASLIEVSAKKGTRDLKLQNKLMDQVDWLPDSIGKLSSLVTLDLSENRIVALPATIGGLSSLTRLDLHSNRITELPDSVGNLLSLVYLDLRGNQLTLLPASFSRLVRLEELDLSSNQLSALPDTIGSLVRLKILNVETNDIEELPHSVGSCSSLRELRIDYNRLKALPEAVGKIQSLEILSVRYNNIKQLPTTMSSLTNLKELNVSFNELESVPESLCFATSLVKMNIGNNFADMRSLPRSIGNLELLEELDISNNQIRVLPESFRMLTQLRILRAEENPLEVPPREIADKGAQAVVQYMAELVEKREKKDVKAQPLKQKKSWAQICFFSKSNKRKRDGVDYVKT; this is encoded by the exons ATGGAGTGTTTGAATTCGGtggaggaggtggtggaggaGATAATGAGGATTCACAGATCCCTTCCAGCCCGGCCAGGGATAGACGAAGTCGAAGTGGCTAGAGGTTTGATCGGGAATGTTGAAAAAGAAGACCAGGCGAGGCTCCAAGCCATAGCGCGGCAGAGCAAGGGCGTTCATGTGCCCCAAGAGCTCTTCATGGTGCTCCAGGAGATGCAGAGGAACTTCCTTTATCACCAGAGCAAGGACCAGATAAGAGAGGCCGTCAAACTCCTCGATCTCGATAACGTCCATTCCCTGTTCGATGAATTGATTCAGAGAGCTTCCAAGTGTGTTGCTTCTCCCTCTTCCAAAACAAGTTACTCTAACGCTAACGGCTCTGCTTCCTCGGTTTCTACCAGCTTGTCCAAGAATTCGGTTTCTGTGGGCGGTTTTGATAAGCCGCCACTTGCCCCTGCTGCTACTACTTCTAGAAAGTTCCACGCAGAGAAAGAACGTTCTGAGTTGGTCACTCGAGATGACAGTTATGTGAAGAAGTCCAAGTCCTCGTTTTACTCTAATGGATATGGAATTGAACCCACTATCCCATCAAAATCAAGTATTTTGGATTCGTCATTAAAACCTACAACCACTGCAG GTCAAGATGGGGATAAGTTGAGTTTGATCAAGCTTGCTAGCTTAATTGAAGTGTCTGCGAAGAAAGGGACTCGTGATCTCAAACTGCAGAACAAGTTGATGGATCAGGTTGATTGGCTACCTGACTCAATAGGGAAGTTGTCCAGCTTGGTGACTCTCGATTTGTCTGAGAATCGGATTGTGGCCCTACCTGCTACCATTGGAGGGCTTTCGTCGTTGACCAGATTGGACTTGCATTCCAATAGAATCACGGAGCTTCCTGATTCTGTTGGAAATCTCCTTAGTCTGGTTTATCTTGATCTGAGGGGAAATCAGTTAACACTATTGCCTGCTTCTTTTAGCAGGTTGGTGCGTCTAGAGGAGCTTGATTTGAGTTCAAATCAGCTTTCAGCACTTCCTGATACTATAGGGTCGCTTGTTAGGCTTAAAATATTGAATGTGGAAACAAATGATATAGAGGAACTTCCACATTCTGTTGGTAGTTGTTCTTCCCTTAGGGAGCTTCGCATTGACTATAACCGGCTTAAGGCCCTTCCCGAAGCTGTTGGAAAGATTCAGAGCCTGGAGATTTTGTCTGTGCGGTACAATAACATCAAACAACTACCTACAACAATGTCATCCCTAACAAACCTCAAGGAACTTAATGTGAGTTTCAATGAGCTTGAGTCGGTGCCTGAGAGCTTGTGTTTTGCCACCTCTCTTGTCAAGATGAACATAGGAAACAATTTTGCTGACATGAGATCCTTACCGAGATCCATTGGGAACCTTGAATTGCTTGAGGAATTGGATATCAGCAATAATCAGATACGTGTGCTTCCTGAATCGTTTAGGATGCTCACTCAACTACGCATCCTGCGAGCAGAAGAGAATCCTCTTGAAGTCCCACCAAGAGAAATAGCTGATAAGGGAGCTCAG GCTGTTGTCCAGTACATGGCTGAGCTTGTTGAGAAGAGGGAAAAGAAGGATGTTAAAGCACAGCCACTAAAGCAGAAAAAGAGTTGGGCTCAGATCTGCTTCTTTTCAAAGTCTAACAAAAGAAAGCGTGACGGGGTTGATTATGTGAAAACCTGA